From the Candidatus Desulfatibia profunda genome, the window GATTTCGACGTCGGTAATTTTACAGGACCTATCGGAACACCGAGGCAAGAAGAGATTCTGGTGCTTAACAGAGGTATCGCCGGTTCCGGGATGCATTATATTAAGGGAGATGATCACAAATTAATGGGGCCGGTGCCGATTTCGTTTGGGTACTTCCTTCAGGATGTTGTGCAACAAACTTATTTGATTCACTGGATTACCGCCATGAACGATGCTCTTACGCAGACGGTCAATGCGCACACCCTGCAATCCACCCATGCCGATTCTAACCGCGACGGATCTACTGCCAACCCGGCATTTGCCGACACGAATAAATCAACCTGTGACATCTGTTGGTTATCCGATACCGGCGGGACCGACTTCGGCTGGCGATATAATGGTGTATATTTGCCGTTTGATCAGCAGACATTCGCCGAAGCCGAAGCGGACATTATACTTTCACTCAATGGCCTTTGTTATGGCACAATTACGGCCATAACAGCATTCCCGACAGGCGCAACAGTAGAATAAAAAGGGGGATTTGTGGATATCGAAACCATATCGGAATTGATTGCAGAGGGGGCCTTGTTTGATTCAAGGGGTTTTTCCATCGTTAAGGTGACTAAGGACGGGATCAGTCAGAGTAAAAAGCTACCCATTAAAAGCACCGGAGTTGCCGAATTTCAAGAAAAGCTATCCGGTAAAGCCCCGAAGCCTCCGAGAACATTCGAACGGATTAAAAAGGATTCGGACGAAGGCCGCAAAATGGGATTAAAACACGATCAAATGATGACCGTGTTTGATGTTACAGATGATGAATATGTCAATGCTTTGGAAAAGCACACTCAAGAATTTTTATGGCAAATTGCCATTTTTGCCCTTGATCTTAAATGGAAGAAGGCTGATGGGAATGAGGCCAAAACCTTTGACGAAAAAAAAGAGATTCTAAAATCTAACGGCATCACTGGGCATCATGTTGATAAAATTTATAACGACGTGATCCTACTTACCCAATTTGCGGAGGATAGGCAAGATTTTTTATCAAAGAACTCATAGGGCTTACGGAAGAAGTTGAAAAGAAATTAGCCTCACTCCAAACCAGCGATAAACGAACAGTAACGCCGCTCTATTCCGATGTATTAACCATAAAAGAATATGGCTTAAAACCCTCAGACTGGAAGCGGCTTTCTGTTATAGACCGGAAGATTTTAAAGTACGCGCGGATAATGGAATATTATTATCTCGAATTTTCACCGGAAAGAATCAAGATGCGAGAGCAAATTAAAAAATCCGAGCATGAACAAAAAATGGCTAAAATCATGGGCAATATGCCGGCACAGCAAAGGCGATTTTGATGGCAGATAAGGAAACAAAGGTAATCGTATCAGCCGATACATCTCGCTATGAGAGAAGTATGCGTGACGCAAAGTCGGCGAGCGACAAGGCTACCAGTGCTATTAAGCAGGGTTGGGATTCTGTAAAGGGGCCGATGATTGCAGCGGCTGCGGTTATCGGTGCAGTCACTTATGCTATGTATAAATGTGTCGAGGCTGCGAATGTCCAGGAGGCTGCTGAGAATCGGCTTGGAGCTGTTTTAAAAGCTACCGGAGGCGCAGCAGGATATAACCTTGACCAGCTTAAAAAAATGGCATCCGCGATGCAGGCCGTCACAACTGTTGGGGATGAAGTTATTCTGTCCGGTATGGCGATTCTGGCAACATTCAAGCAAATCCGGGGCGAGGGTTTTGAGCGGACTATGATGGCCGCGGCTGATATGTCAGAAGTCATGCAGCAGGATTTGAAATCGTCTCTTGTTATGCTCGGCAAGGCCATGAACGATCCGATTGCCAATCTTTCAGCGATGACCCGGGCAGGCGTACAGTTCACGATTCAGCAAAAAGATCAAATCAAGACCCTTTGGGAATCCGGCAAAACCGTTGAGGCTCAAAACATTATCCTGAAAGAAATGGAATCCCAGTTCGGAGGCGCAGCCAAAGCGGCCAGGGATGTTTTCGGCGGGGCTGTTAATGCCGCAAAAGGAGTTTTTGGCGATCTTATAGAAGAAATTGGCTTTGGTATTACCAAAAACGAGGCTTGGATACAACTTGTCAAAGATACCGAAACAGCCATGAAGGGCGCAATTCAAGCCATTAAAGACAATAAAGACGAGATTAAAAAATGGGCTGATGCCGTGGCCGGTTCGCTCGACGTGGCCTTAAAACTTGCCGAAGGAATCGCAAAGATAGGGACGGCGGCATATAGGGCGACAAAATATGTTGCCGCGCTGGGCATGTCATTAACAACCGAAGTAGCGGCGATTGATCTGCTTAATGGCATCGAGGGGGGCGGCGGCAGGTTTAGAGGAAAAGGTGTAACCGGATTATGGGAACCGGAAGTGCCTAAAGTGGGTAGAGTGGTAGGCGGCGACACAACCAAACCAGATCAGGAGAAATTTGACAAGGAACTTGAACGTATAGTTTCGCAAGAAGAGGAAAAATTCCAAATCGCATTATATTCTCAGTCTCGCATGGAAGAATTAATGATGGAATCCGGGGCAAGGATTTCACAGATGGAATATGACCGTAGCCAACGCGAGATTAAAATGGCCAAAGACGCTCAAGAGCAAAAGCTGGACTTTTATGAAGCGGCAGCGGGAGGCATATCCAAAACATTTATGCAAATAGCCCAGGCGGGCGGAAAACAATCCAAAAAAGCATTTGAGGTTTATAAGGCATTTTCATTAGTGGAAGCTACCATCTCTGGATATAAAGCAATCTTGCAAGCTATGTCAGCGTATCCGCCGCCGTATTCATTTATTATGGCTGGCATTGCGGGAGCAGCGGCTGCGGTGCAAATAGGATTGATATCATCCGCTCAACCTCCATCATACGACAAGGGCGGTATATCAACTACGCCTGGGGTTTATTATGCCGGTGTGCCCGAAGCTCATATACCATTACAGGGCGGCAAAGTCCCTGTCAGCATCGATGGGGGCGGTCAAACTTTTATTATCCACATGGATAATCCTGTATTCCAGGATACGGAAACGCAACAAAGGGTGTTTGTTCAAATCGCAGAAGTGGTTGCAAAAAGAGTGGCACCGGGGGCGGTCGTCCAAAATTATCGAGATGATAAAGAAATTCGTGCAATGGTGAGGGGAAAATTATAATGGCTGCCGATGATTTTAGTTTAATGCCGACGTGGGTATATCCGGAAGAACCGGAGTATCACAATATTATCACCCCATCTGAATCGATGAAGAAAGAATATTTGAATATAAGCGCAACTCCGACCGAGAAATTTAGGCTGGTTTTTGAGGGTTTATCAGACGCAAATTTTAAAGTACTTCGGGATCATGTAAAAGGTCGGTATGGGGGATATGATAGCTTTGCCTGGTTAAATGCTTACATACCAGCTTATGTTCTGGCGTTTTTGGGATTAACAACAGAAAACCTCACCGGCCGGTGGGTTGACGGATCATTTAAGGCAACCCCGAAAGCAAATTATTTCGACGTGGAAATCACTTTTGAAAAGGCGGTATAAATGCCGAAGGCCATTCCAGCAGATGTCGTAACTCAAATGGACGCTGTAG encodes:
- a CDS encoding phage tail length tape measure family protein, whose product is MADKETKVIVSADTSRYERSMRDAKSASDKATSAIKQGWDSVKGPMIAAAAVIGAVTYAMYKCVEAANVQEAAENRLGAVLKATGGAAGYNLDQLKKMASAMQAVTTVGDEVILSGMAILATFKQIRGEGFERTMMAAADMSEVMQQDLKSSLVMLGKAMNDPIANLSAMTRAGVQFTIQQKDQIKTLWESGKTVEAQNIILKEMESQFGGAAKAARDVFGGAVNAAKGVFGDLIEEIGFGITKNEAWIQLVKDTETAMKGAIQAIKDNKDEIKKWADAVAGSLDVALKLAEGIAKIGTAAYRATKYVAALGMSLTTEVAAIDLLNGIEGGGGRFRGKGVTGLWEPEVPKVGRVVGGDTTKPDQEKFDKELERIVSQEEEKFQIALYSQSRMEELMMESGARISQMEYDRSQREIKMAKDAQEQKLDFYEAAAGGISKTFMQIAQAGGKQSKKAFEVYKAFSLVEATISGYKAILQAMSAYPPPYSFIMAGIAGAAAAVQIGLISSAQPPSYDKGGISTTPGVYYAGVPEAHIPLQGGKVPVSIDGGGQTFIIHMDNPVFQDTETQQRVFVQIAEVVAKRVAPGAVVQNYRDDKEIRAMVRGKL